A genomic window from Glycine soja cultivar W05 chromosome 10, ASM419377v2, whole genome shotgun sequence includes:
- the LOC114371306 gene encoding type IV inositol polyphosphate 5-phosphatase 7-like — translation MFSAVTCICISISHDYSRASDYSRPSDYSRWGSSDDDNGLGDSPSTVSPLSYGGPASTEDGYGMPGRSRYCLLASKQMVGIFLTIWVRSELKDHVRNMKVSCVGRGLMGYLGNKGSISISMSLHETSFCFICSHLTSGQKEGDELRRNSDVMEILKKTRFLRVHDADNEKSPETILEHDRIIWLGDLNYRIALSYRFAKALVEMQNWRALLENDHLRIEQKRGRAFVGWNEGKVYFPPT, via the exons ATGTTTTCAGCAGTCACATGCATATGTATCTCAATTTCTCATGACTATTCCAGGGCAAGTGACTACTCCAGACCCAGTGACTATTCAAGATGGGGTTCATCTGATGATGACAATGGCCTTGGAGACTCGCCAAGCACAGTCTCACCACTGTCTTATGGTGGACCTGCCTCTACTGAAGATGGATATGGAATGCCAGGGCGTTCCAGGTATTGCCTTCTTGCAAGTAAGCAAATGGTAGGAATATTTCTAACCATATGGGTGAGAAGTGAATTGAAAGATCATGTGCGAAACATGAAAGTATCCTGTGTTGGCAGAGGATTGATGGGCTATCTTGGAAATAAG GGATCCATCTCAATTAGCATGTCTCTACATGAAACAAGCTTTTGCTTCATTTGTAGCCACTTAACCTCAGGACAAAAGGAGGGTGATGAATTAAGAAGAAATTCTGATGTGATGGAGATTCTTAAGAAGACAAGGTTTCTACGTGTACATGATGCTGACAATGAGAAGTCTCCCGAGACAATCCTCGAGCATGA TCGAATTATATGGCTTGGAGACTTGAATTATCGGATTGCCCTCTCCTACCGTTTTGCTAAGGCACTTGTTGAGATGCAAAACTGGAGAGCATTGTTGGAGAATGACCAT TTGAGAATAGAGCAGAAGAGAGGCCGTGCATTTGTGGGATGGAATGAAGGGAAGGTTTATTTCCCTCCAACATAA